One genomic segment of Rhizorhabdus phycosphaerae includes these proteins:
- a CDS encoding serine hydrolase domain-containing protein yields MTSSTRARILALSLTALALSVSVNPALVLAQSEDAEAVYRARLAVFLKDPGNLPYEPTEPLAGAPAWKPLPATSVAKSGISVESLEKARAYAAMMNSSAFMVWRDGRLVTQWYAPGVTERTPITSKSLSKPLTAIAIGRALALGKIRSIDQSIADFIPRAKGTPKEKITIRYLLDMRSGMLDQGFSAEPDHPYNRVLLHPDFGDRIIDSYPMPHEPGKHYSYANAPSDTIAMVIEGATGMRYGDWVSREVLLPLGAPGGTMWVGKPGGLAHAGCCATMPADTYLRFAILLLQNGVWQGKRLLPDGYVAEMRKGTEANPNFGLGIWLGEPYRQRRPFGAPGMLGPHVLHSEPFLDPELFMFDGNSNQQVAISPKYRLIVLRVGATPPAPKDGRPEWDNAFLPNTLIRGLTSRGGD; encoded by the coding sequence ATGACGTCATCTACCCGGGCGAGGATCCTTGCACTCTCTCTCACCGCGCTGGCCCTTTCGGTTAGCGTGAACCCGGCGCTTGTGCTGGCCCAAAGCGAGGATGCCGAAGCGGTCTATCGAGCCCGGCTGGCGGTCTTCCTAAAGGACCCGGGCAACCTGCCCTATGAGCCGACCGAGCCGCTCGCAGGCGCTCCCGCTTGGAAGCCGCTTCCCGCCACGTCGGTCGCGAAGAGCGGAATCTCGGTCGAAAGCCTGGAAAAGGCCCGCGCCTATGCGGCAATGATGAACAGCAGCGCCTTCATGGTGTGGCGCGACGGCCGGCTCGTCACCCAATGGTATGCGCCCGGCGTCACCGAACGCACGCCGATCACCTCCAAATCCCTGTCCAAGCCGTTGACCGCGATCGCCATCGGCCGTGCCCTGGCGCTGGGCAAGATCCGCTCGATCGATCAGTCGATCGCCGACTTCATCCCGCGCGCCAAGGGCACGCCGAAGGAGAAGATCACGATCCGCTATCTTCTCGATATGCGCTCCGGGATGCTGGACCAGGGCTTCAGCGCTGAGCCCGACCACCCCTATAATCGAGTCCTGCTCCACCCCGATTTCGGAGACAGGATCATCGACAGCTACCCGATGCCGCACGAGCCGGGGAAGCATTATTCCTATGCAAACGCCCCGAGCGACACGATCGCCATGGTGATCGAGGGCGCGACGGGGATGCGCTATGGCGACTGGGTCAGCCGCGAAGTGCTCTTGCCGCTGGGCGCTCCGGGCGGGACGATGTGGGTCGGAAAGCCGGGCGGTCTCGCCCACGCCGGCTGCTGCGCGACCATGCCGGCCGACACCTATCTCCGCTTTGCCATTCTTCTGCTGCAGAATGGCGTCTGGCAGGGCAAGCGGCTGCTGCCCGACGGCTATGTCGCGGAAATGCGGAAGGGAACCGAGGCCAATCCTAATTTCGGCCTCGGTATATGGCTGGGCGAGCCCTATCGCCAGCGCCGCCCCTTCGGCGCTCCGGGAATGCTCGGTCCGCATGTTCTGCACAGCGAACCCTTTCTGGATCCCGAGCTGTTCATGTTCGACGGCAATTCGAACCAGCAGGTGGCGATCAGCCCGAAGTACCGGCTGATCGTCCTGCGCGTCGGCGCCACACCGCCGGCGCCGAAGGACGGCAGGCCCGAATGGGACAATGCCTTCCTGCCGAACACCCTGATCCGGGGACTCACCTCGCGCGGCGGTGACTGA
- a CDS encoding alpha/beta fold hydrolase yields the protein MLRKAALAAGALLGLASPAQSAEQFNPSDRATVTARWAQAPSRFVTVDGVPIHVREEGRKGDPVVVLLHGSIVNLHEWDAVAALLKKNYRVVRFDWSPYGLTGPDPKDVYSTPRAAELMDGLLRALGHERFVLVATSNGANVALEYNRAYPGHATAIALSILPLERPSQTRKVDPRLLTLLKATDQFTPGWRPHEFWRLVIKDTTPPDFEPPRAFVDSIYDMNSLPGALERQARYIAANTQLFRTTDVGAVAEAVTVPVLLQWCEVDDVISQGPEASVARFRNTRVDLIRYPGLGHFPMIENPDLFGGDLSRWIAKVSHRRAR from the coding sequence TTGCTGCGTAAGGCTGCGCTTGCGGCCGGTGCGCTGCTCGGACTGGCGAGCCCCGCACAGTCGGCGGAACAGTTCAACCCATCGGACAGAGCCACGGTCACAGCGCGTTGGGCTCAGGCGCCGTCGCGCTTCGTAACCGTCGACGGAGTGCCGATCCACGTCCGCGAGGAGGGGCGGAAGGGCGATCCGGTCGTAGTTCTGCTGCACGGTTCGATCGTGAACCTGCATGAATGGGACGCGGTCGCCGCGCTGCTGAAGAAGAACTATCGCGTCGTCCGGTTCGACTGGTCACCCTACGGCCTGACCGGCCCAGATCCCAAGGACGTTTATTCCACCCCGCGCGCGGCCGAACTGATGGACGGGTTGCTGCGGGCGCTCGGCCATGAACGCTTCGTGCTGGTCGCGACATCGAACGGTGCGAATGTCGCGCTCGAATATAATCGCGCCTATCCGGGCCATGCCACCGCGATCGCGCTGTCGATCCTGCCGCTCGAACGCCCGAGCCAGACGCGCAAGGTCGACCCACGACTGCTCACGCTGCTCAAGGCGACCGACCAGTTCACGCCGGGCTGGCGGCCGCACGAATTCTGGCGGCTCGTCATAAAGGACACGACGCCGCCGGATTTCGAGCCGCCGCGCGCGTTCGTGGATTCCATCTACGATATGAATTCGCTTCCCGGCGCGCTCGAACGACAGGCCCGCTACATCGCCGCCAACACCCAGCTGTTCCGCACCACCGATGTCGGCGCCGTTGCCGAGGCGGTGACGGTGCCAGTCCTGTTGCAATGGTGCGAGGTCGACGACGTCATCAGCCAGGGGCCGGAGGCTTCGGTCGCCCGCTTCCGCAACACCAGGGTCGATCTGATCCGCTATCCCGGCCTCGGTCATTTTCCCATGATCGAGAATCCGGACCTTTTCGGCGGAGACCTGTCCCGGTGGATAGCGAAGGTCAGTCACCGCCGCGCGAGGTGA
- a CDS encoding LLM class flavin-dependent oxidoreductase produces MMTDQSAPQIHLWAFLQGIGHYPSGWRHPQATPAEVFTMDYYRRVGRLAERGRFDAIVFGDQLHSRGAGGRTSERLAMPTLDPVTLLVAMAAVTEHVGLVATISTTYNSPQMLAERLATMDRITGGRAGWNIVTSAYATTAGNFGEEQMPEKSARYANAVSTVAEATRLWQQAEVPIPQGRPVFIQAGQSGDGRDFAARTAEAIFCPAATIDDGIAFRTDLRQRIAAVGRNPDAVRIMPGLSFILAPTEEEALAKDAALLELADLDLCIEYLAESLTVDLSGQDPSAPIPLEHILENTLAPREDIAKVLAGPASKGISLGDFATAYVRTPRGHNVFRGSPEQMADMMIRWVDAGACDGFTMQPAWMPGELELFVDQVVPILQEKGRLRRNYPGKTLRDTLGLGPLEADLAA; encoded by the coding sequence ATGATGACCGACCAGTCCGCGCCGCAGATCCATCTCTGGGCCTTTCTGCAGGGCATCGGCCATTATCCGAGCGGATGGCGGCATCCGCAGGCGACGCCGGCCGAGGTCTTCACGATGGACTATTATCGCCGCGTCGGTCGGCTGGCCGAGCGGGGCCGCTTCGATGCGATCGTGTTCGGGGATCAGCTCCACTCGCGCGGGGCGGGTGGACGCACGTCGGAACGGCTGGCGATGCCGACGCTCGATCCGGTCACGCTGCTGGTGGCGATGGCGGCGGTGACCGAGCATGTCGGTCTCGTCGCGACGATCTCGACCACCTATAACTCGCCGCAGATGCTCGCCGAGCGCCTCGCGACGATGGACCGTATAACGGGCGGACGGGCAGGGTGGAACATCGTGACCTCGGCCTATGCCACGACGGCTGGCAATTTCGGCGAGGAGCAGATGCCGGAGAAATCAGCACGCTACGCCAATGCGGTGAGCACGGTGGCGGAAGCGACCCGCCTCTGGCAACAGGCCGAGGTGCCGATCCCGCAGGGCCGGCCGGTCTTCATCCAGGCCGGGCAGTCGGGCGACGGACGCGATTTCGCTGCGCGCACGGCCGAGGCTATCTTCTGCCCGGCCGCAACGATCGACGATGGCATCGCTTTTCGGACCGACCTGCGTCAGCGTATTGCCGCCGTCGGACGCAACCCCGATGCGGTGCGGATCATGCCGGGTCTGTCCTTCATCCTCGCGCCGACCGAGGAGGAAGCCTTGGCCAAGGACGCGGCGCTGCTCGAACTTGCCGATCTCGATCTGTGCATCGAATATCTGGCGGAATCGCTGACGGTCGATCTGAGCGGGCAGGATCCTTCCGCGCCGATACCGCTCGAGCATATTCTGGAAAACACGCTCGCTCCGCGCGAGGACATCGCCAAGGTGCTGGCAGGGCCGGCATCGAAGGGGATTTCGCTGGGCGACTTCGCGACTGCCTATGTACGGACGCCGCGCGGCCATAATGTGTTCAGGGGCTCGCCCGAACAGATGGCCGACATGATGATCCGCTGGGTGGATGCGGGTGCCTGTGACGGCTTCACGATGCAACCCGCCTGGATGCCCGGCGAGCTGGAGCTGTTCGTGGATCAAGTGGTGCCGATCCTGCAGGAAAAGGGCAGGCTTCGCCGCAACTATCCCGGCAAGACGCTGCGCGACACGCTGGGCCTCGGTCCGCTGGAGGCAGACCTTGCTGCGTAA
- a CDS encoding LLM class flavin-dependent oxidoreductase produces the protein MSRAFLLSVSTGDPRLNDPLWARSVLSAAEQAGIDLFVMGRPDARPFDAQVILGWAAAATSRIGIVAAVPAATSHPFHVARALSAVDFLSDGRSGWLPLSGDSPDGMAEDMVAAVRGLWDGWDPDTLIIDKASGRYLDASRVRSTNHEGPFFKVAGPVNAMRPPQGHILLVIDGADPVGAADADIALVSEGQVLPARRRLLKTSVDSDPGATAERFFRGEIDGAHFELNDAMADIALIAERFGPLVDAREGKTLRQRLGLALEEFA, from the coding sequence ATGAGCAGAGCTTTCCTTCTTTCGGTATCGACAGGCGATCCGCGCCTGAACGATCCTCTCTGGGCGCGCAGCGTCCTGTCCGCCGCCGAGCAGGCGGGGATCGACCTGTTCGTCATGGGTCGTCCCGACGCCCGGCCGTTCGATGCGCAGGTGATCCTCGGCTGGGCCGCCGCCGCGACAAGCCGGATCGGCATTGTAGCAGCCGTTCCTGCCGCTACCTCGCATCCCTTCCACGTGGCGCGCGCCTTGTCGGCGGTCGATTTCCTGTCGGACGGCCGGAGTGGATGGCTGCCGCTTTCCGGCGATTCGCCCGACGGCATGGCGGAGGACATGGTCGCGGCCGTACGCGGCCTGTGGGATGGCTGGGATCCCGATACGCTGATCATCGACAAGGCCTCGGGCCGCTATCTCGACGCGTCCAGGGTGCGATCCACCAACCATGAAGGGCCGTTCTTCAAGGTGGCCGGGCCGGTCAACGCGATGCGTCCGCCGCAGGGGCACATATTGCTGGTCATCGATGGCGCCGATCCCGTGGGCGCGGCGGATGCCGACATCGCGCTGGTCTCCGAAGGACAGGTGCTCCCCGCACGGCGCCGGCTGCTCAAGACGAGCGTAGACAGCGACCCGGGCGCCACCGCCGAGCGGTTCTTCCGGGGCGAGATCGATGGTGCCCATTTCGAATTGAACGATGCGATGGCCGACATCGCGCTGATAGCAGAACGCTTCGGCCCTTTGGTCGATGCGCGAGAGGGCAAGACCCTGCGCCAGCGGCTCGGCCTAGCGCTTGAGGAGTTTGCATGA
- a CDS encoding M24 family metallopeptidase, giving the protein MIANLNSDEDALLLAELGQRGPINVERAMAVMDRHGLDGLVLGQPVNVFHALGHWPQIARTRAGQPAGTFALIARARPDRWGLVISRFLHQYSWADGRSRSDVGVWLYDALGDDAPADGRRAGATMPLFNDRGAVPLSPIEQHRMDVGAQAEEERAAMADSGAALVAAMRDLGLWAGRIGYDEPVIAEVCLRHDHPGRIVPALNALCEIRLIKSDLERRLMARAAAANVAALDSTGRAIRAGATHRELQDLFRVETAQRGNSAVFLNVDRVSADHSLGRIVEGQTLMLDGVSHFLNYHGDFARTVFVGEPPRSAARAAEAAAFGWQAVRERLRPGLRYSEICTIGANAVRKAGYDTIIGFGPHSVGLAHTDEPGEDHGGFWRKPDIMLEAGMILSVDCPVMDIGIGGSAHCEDLVLITDTGCEPIHPLHDPVIIL; this is encoded by the coding sequence GTGATTGCGAACCTAAATTCCGATGAAGATGCGCTGCTGCTGGCCGAACTCGGCCAGCGCGGACCAATCAACGTCGAACGTGCTATGGCGGTAATGGACCGACATGGCCTGGACGGGCTCGTCCTCGGCCAGCCAGTCAATGTGTTTCATGCGCTGGGCCACTGGCCCCAGATCGCCCGGACCAGGGCGGGGCAGCCAGCGGGGACTTTCGCGCTGATCGCGCGGGCACGGCCGGACCGCTGGGGCCTCGTCATCAGTCGCTTCCTGCATCAATATAGTTGGGCCGATGGCCGCAGCCGCAGCGATGTCGGGGTCTGGCTGTACGACGCGCTGGGCGACGACGCTCCAGCGGACGGTCGACGTGCCGGAGCGACGATGCCGCTGTTCAACGATCGCGGCGCCGTTCCGCTATCGCCGATCGAACAGCATCGCATGGATGTCGGCGCCCAGGCCGAGGAAGAGCGCGCTGCCATGGCCGACAGTGGCGCGGCGCTGGTCGCCGCGATGCGCGACCTTGGGCTCTGGGCGGGCCGGATCGGCTATGACGAACCGGTGATCGCGGAGGTCTGCCTGCGTCACGACCATCCGGGCCGCATCGTCCCGGCACTCAACGCGCTGTGCGAAATCCGGCTCATCAAGTCCGATCTGGAGCGACGACTGATGGCGCGCGCGGCAGCGGCGAACGTCGCGGCACTCGATTCCACCGGGCGGGCGATCCGTGCAGGAGCGACCCATCGCGAACTGCAGGACCTGTTCCGCGTCGAAACCGCTCAGCGCGGTAACAGCGCGGTCTTCCTGAATGTCGACCGCGTCTCGGCCGATCATTCGCTCGGACGTATCGTCGAGGGGCAGACGCTGATGCTCGACGGCGTCAGCCACTTCCTCAACTATCATGGCGATTTCGCGCGGACCGTGTTCGTCGGCGAGCCGCCTCGTTCGGCAGCCCGCGCCGCCGAGGCTGCCGCCTTCGGCTGGCAGGCCGTGCGCGAGCGGCTGCGTCCCGGCCTGCGCTATTCAGAGATTTGCACAATCGGGGCCAATGCCGTCCGCAAGGCCGGCTACGACACGATCATCGGCTTCGGCCCGCACAGCGTCGGGCTCGCCCATACCGATGAACCTGGCGAGGACCATGGCGGCTTCTGGCGCAAGCCGGACATCATGCTCGAGGCCGGCATGATCCTGTCGGTCGACTGCCCGGTCATGGACATCGGGATCGGCGGATCGGCGCATTGCGAGGATCTCGTCCTCATTACCGACACGGGCTGCGAGCCCATTCACCCCCTCCACGATCCGGTGATCATTCTATGA
- a CDS encoding alpha/beta fold hydrolase produces MDDSSLPSGPAPTPVPSHAPEGIERAFIRLEEGQIHLRRLAAVDPSASPLLLLHASPASSWFMQNLMLALRTAGVRGEILAPDTPGNGDSCAPAPDEPDIGYFADAMRRLLDAQGIATVDVYGTHTGARIACEMAAAFPERIRRVVLDGITEYPDELREAVIANYAPVVEPDAYGRHLIWAFNFCRDQALFFPHFMQQPQNRLAVPIPPPEILHRITLDVLKSLDTYSKPYIAAFRYKAFERMGRIGAPTLLLKPDSELEILNRSVERALEILGDGRAVSLAAGDAAKAAAMAHFLTGGDA; encoded by the coding sequence ATGGATGATAGCTCTCTGCCGTCGGGCCCCGCCCCCACCCCCGTTCCTTCGCACGCTCCGGAGGGCATCGAGCGGGCCTTCATCAGGCTCGAGGAAGGGCAGATCCACCTGCGCCGCCTCGCTGCCGTCGATCCTTCCGCTTCCCCGCTGCTGTTGCTCCACGCCTCCCCGGCATCTTCGTGGTTCATGCAGAACCTCATGCTGGCCCTGCGCACGGCGGGTGTTCGTGGCGAGATCCTGGCACCGGACACGCCGGGCAACGGCGATTCCTGCGCTCCTGCGCCGGACGAACCCGACATCGGCTATTTTGCAGACGCCATGCGCCGGCTTCTCGATGCTCAGGGCATTGCGACGGTAGACGTGTACGGCACCCACACCGGCGCGCGCATCGCCTGCGAGATGGCGGCGGCCTTCCCGGAGCGCATCCGGCGGGTGGTCCTGGACGGCATCACCGAATATCCCGACGAGCTGCGCGAAGCCGTGATCGCCAATTATGCGCCGGTGGTAGAGCCGGACGCCTATGGCCGGCACCTGATCTGGGCGTTCAATTTCTGCCGCGACCAGGCGCTCTTCTTTCCGCATTTCATGCAGCAGCCGCAGAACCGCCTCGCCGTTCCCATCCCGCCGCCGGAGATCCTCCACCGGATCACGCTTGACGTGCTGAAGTCCCTCGACACCTATTCGAAGCCCTACATCGCCGCCTTTCGATACAAGGCGTTCGAACGGATGGGGCGGATCGGCGCGCCGACCTTGCTCCTCAAGCCCGACAGCGAACTTGAAATCCTCAACCGTTCGGTCGAGCGCGCGCTCGAAATCCTTGGGGATGGCCGGGCGGTCTCCCTTGCAGCCGGCGATGCCGCCAAGGCGGCGGCTATGGCACACTTCCTTACCGGCGGAGACGCATGA
- a CDS encoding MFS transporter, giving the protein MMNATRDKLPLSICLGFGVGTVGVSIMLNAVTAYYPAFMSTVLGQSPEIAGFLLMVSKLADAVIDVTVGSMSDRTRSRWGRRKPFLLAGALLSTASFLMLFAPPVTGQGPLIAWMIAALLLYSTAYSLFNVPYMAMPAELTNGFHDRTRLLSFRTVFVSIGQLLAMAGTASLIQSGGGGADGYFTMGLVMALIIGGAMTATALAVPVQHGEGVATGRHLPGLADLRSIARNRPFMLLLGAKVFQFLSFASIASTGLLFMLNVLGVGYDGQIVLAVTQNIVVALSMPLWVRCGRRWGKRATYLAGVLLFCGTALSWLLADRSTDTLGLVLRGITSGAGSGAIILMSISMLGDTLAYDRIVSGQAREGLLSSTIAVIEKVAFALGVAMLGMFLRLFHYVPTTGGAIVEQPASAMLALQLGYAVIPMAMFAINGLFLWAYDLDEQKLEGVRSAAADNG; this is encoded by the coding sequence ATGATGAACGCCACCCGCGACAAGCTCCCGCTGTCGATCTGCCTTGGCTTCGGCGTCGGCACGGTCGGCGTATCGATCATGCTCAACGCCGTCACCGCTTATTATCCGGCCTTCATGTCCACCGTGCTCGGGCAATCGCCGGAAATCGCCGGCTTCCTGCTGATGGTGTCGAAGCTGGCCGATGCGGTAATCGACGTGACGGTCGGCTCGATGAGCGATCGGACGCGCTCGCGTTGGGGGCGCCGCAAGCCTTTCCTGCTCGCGGGCGCGCTGCTGTCCACGGCATCCTTCCTGATGCTGTTCGCGCCGCCGGTCACCGGTCAGGGGCCGTTGATCGCCTGGATGATCGCCGCGCTGCTGCTCTATTCCACAGCCTATTCGCTCTTCAATGTGCCCTATATGGCGATGCCGGCGGAACTCACCAACGGCTTCCATGATCGCACGCGTCTGCTGTCCTTCCGCACGGTGTTCGTCTCGATCGGCCAGTTGCTGGCGATGGCGGGAACCGCAAGCCTGATCCAGAGCGGCGGCGGCGGCGCCGACGGATATTTCACCATGGGGCTCGTCATGGCCCTGATCATCGGTGGTGCGATGACGGCCACGGCGCTGGCCGTGCCGGTCCAGCATGGCGAGGGTGTCGCGACCGGCCGCCATCTGCCCGGACTGGCCGACCTCCGCTCGATCGCGCGCAACCGCCCCTTCATGCTGCTGCTGGGCGCCAAGGTCTTCCAGTTCCTGTCCTTCGCGTCGATCGCCTCCACGGGGCTGCTGTTCATGCTCAACGTGCTCGGCGTCGGCTATGACGGGCAGATTGTGCTCGCGGTGACCCAGAATATCGTCGTCGCGCTGTCGATGCCGTTGTGGGTGCGCTGTGGCCGGCGCTGGGGGAAGCGCGCCACCTATCTTGCGGGTGTCCTGCTCTTCTGCGGAACCGCGCTCAGCTGGTTGCTGGCCGACCGGTCCACCGACACGCTCGGCCTGGTGCTGCGCGGTATCACGAGCGGAGCCGGTTCAGGCGCGATCATCCTCATGTCGATTTCGATGTTGGGCGACACGCTGGCTTATGATCGGATCGTCAGCGGCCAGGCCCGCGAAGGCTTGCTGTCGAGTACGATCGCGGTGATCGAGAAGGTCGCCTTCGCGCTGGGCGTGGCGATGCTCGGCATGTTCCTGCGGCTGTTCCATTATGTGCCGACCACCGGCGGCGCGATCGTCGAACAGCCGGCCAGCGCCATGCTCGCCCTGCAGTTGGGCTATGCAGTCATCCCCATGGCGATGTTCGCGATCAACGGCCTTTTCCTGTGGGCCTACGACCTCGACGAGCAGAAGCTCGAAGGGGTCAGGAGCGCGGCAGCCGATAACGGCTGA
- a CDS encoding MFS transporter, whose amino-acid sequence MTVTTTATAPANPNDEVPSGVVLRYGVGQLGAQVFRDTPAVLLPLFMTTMLGVPAWLAGLVVLVPKLWLILCDPLVGAWSDRLKTAIGRTPFLIGGAVGTTVGFIALFAFTAYPSPYVAAAAICALFFLASTAFSIYSVPYLAIAAELSGDPHQRNRIMVLRMVFATLGVLVGVGLAQPIIVKFGGGAAGWHAMSWIFGAICLVSMLTTASGMRKVPLIQAGAVAGSLREQLRVVRRNRPFLVLLATSFLSNIGQAASYTVIGFVFLYAIRAIWLIPIFILCMSIASLAAQPLWLWLPRRIGKPRAYVLASLVWAAVTVTWLWVGKGGADVATLPGGQPVNSQHLLILLRALVIGLANSGFILLALSMMTDTVDYQRRTQGVANEGVFAGLFSAMEKLAFALGPVIAGIVMSAFGFVSSTGGAAAQTDQAITGIILLYSVIPASLQGIALLVFSRYRLPRS is encoded by the coding sequence ATGACCGTCACGACCACCGCCACCGCACCCGCCAACCCGAACGACGAGGTGCCGAGCGGCGTCGTCCTTCGCTATGGTGTGGGACAGCTCGGCGCGCAGGTGTTCCGCGACACGCCGGCGGTTCTCCTGCCGCTGTTCATGACGACGATGCTCGGCGTACCCGCCTGGCTGGCGGGGCTGGTCGTTCTGGTGCCCAAGCTGTGGCTGATCCTGTGCGATCCATTGGTCGGGGCCTGGTCCGACCGGCTGAAGACCGCGATAGGGCGGACGCCTTTCCTGATCGGCGGGGCGGTGGGAACGACGGTCGGCTTCATCGCGCTGTTCGCCTTCACCGCCTATCCCAGCCCTTATGTTGCCGCCGCGGCGATCTGCGCGCTGTTCTTCCTCGCATCGACCGCGTTCAGCATCTACTCGGTCCCCTATCTCGCCATCGCCGCCGAGCTTTCCGGCGACCCGCATCAGCGCAACCGGATCATGGTGCTGCGCATGGTCTTTGCGACCCTGGGCGTGCTGGTGGGTGTCGGCCTGGCGCAGCCGATCATCGTGAAATTCGGCGGAGGTGCCGCCGGTTGGCACGCCATGAGCTGGATCTTCGGCGCGATCTGTCTCGTCTCGATGCTGACGACCGCCAGCGGGATGCGCAAAGTCCCGCTGATCCAGGCGGGCGCCGTGGCCGGCAGCCTGCGCGAGCAGCTCCGGGTCGTCCGCCGCAACCGCCCGTTTCTCGTGCTTCTGGCGACCAGTTTCCTGTCGAACATCGGACAGGCCGCCAGCTACACCGTCATCGGCTTCGTCTTTCTCTACGCCATCCGGGCGATCTGGCTGATCCCCATTTTCATCCTGTGCATGTCGATCGCCAGCCTCGCCGCTCAGCCGCTGTGGCTGTGGCTGCCGCGCCGGATCGGGAAGCCGCGCGCTTATGTCCTCGCATCGCTCGTCTGGGCGGCGGTGACGGTGACCTGGCTGTGGGTTGGGAAGGGCGGCGCCGATGTCGCGACGCTCCCGGGCGGCCAGCCCGTCAACAGCCAGCATCTGCTGATCCTTCTGCGTGCGTTGGTGATCGGCCTGGCGAACAGTGGGTTCATCCTGCTGGCGCTGTCGATGATGACCGATACGGTCGACTATCAGCGCCGCACGCAGGGCGTGGCCAATGAGGGCGTCTTCGCCGGGCTGTTTTCGGCCATGGAGAAGCTGGCCTTCGCGCTCGGCCCGGTCATCGCCGGGATCGTGATGAGTGCATTCGGCTTCGTTTCCTCGACTGGCGGTGCTGCGGCGCAGACCGATCAGGCGATCACCGGCATCATCCTGCTGTACAGCGTGATCCCCGCCAGCCTGCAGGGCATCGCCCTGCTCGTGTTCAGCCGTTATCGGCTGCCGCGCTCCTGA
- a CDS encoding aldehyde dehydrogenase family protein, with protein sequence MAFDPFALRPANLAFLARRAGGEGLLIDGEWRKAEGGADFATLDPANGRETGRIAAASPADVDAAVGAARAALSTWQATMPVERARILWRVADLIEANIDDLAELETLDQGKPLFIGRWAEIPGAINQFRFFAGQAMAIEGNSIESSINYQSAGRQMRSWTVREPVGVVAAIVPWNSPLVLTAMKLAPALAAGCTVVLKPAEDTSLSALRLAELMMEAGVPAGVLNVVTGLGGQTGATLAAHPQVDKIAFTGSTATGRAVLDAAKTNFKRVTLELGGKSPSIVFPDADMDIAIPGVANAIFFNGGQVCIAGSRLYVHRSVHDQVVDGVVAYAKGLKMGHGLAADTQLGPVVSARHAERVEGFLQRARSEGATMLTGGERTGDAGTFITPTVVVDVKPGMEIVREEVFGPVLVVQAFDEADEVIAAANDSDYGLAASVWTESLSTAHRLSGAIKAGTVWINCHAMYDASLPIGGIKQSGWGRDSGKQALESYLEWKTICACV encoded by the coding sequence ATGGCTTTCGATCCCTTCGCGCTGCGCCCCGCCAATCTCGCCTTTCTTGCCCGTCGTGCGGGCGGAGAGGGGCTGCTGATCGACGGAGAATGGCGCAAGGCCGAGGGCGGGGCGGACTTCGCCACGCTCGATCCGGCGAACGGCCGGGAGACAGGCCGAATTGCAGCGGCAAGCCCGGCCGATGTCGATGCCGCCGTCGGTGCGGCTCGCGCGGCGCTGTCCACCTGGCAGGCGACCATGCCGGTCGAGCGCGCCCGGATCTTGTGGCGCGTCGCCGATCTGATCGAAGCGAATATCGACGATCTCGCCGAGCTCGAAACCCTCGACCAGGGCAAGCCGCTGTTCATCGGCCGCTGGGCTGAAATACCGGGGGCGATCAACCAATTTCGCTTCTTTGCTGGGCAGGCGATGGCGATCGAAGGCAATTCGATCGAGAGCTCGATCAACTATCAGTCGGCTGGCCGGCAGATGCGCAGCTGGACCGTGCGAGAGCCGGTCGGCGTCGTCGCCGCAATCGTGCCGTGGAACTCGCCGCTGGTTTTGACCGCGATGAAGCTGGCGCCAGCGCTGGCGGCCGGTTGCACCGTGGTTCTAAAGCCGGCCGAGGACACGTCACTGAGCGCGCTGCGCCTCGCCGAGCTTATGATGGAAGCCGGCGTGCCCGCAGGCGTGCTCAACGTCGTCACGGGTCTCGGCGGCCAGACCGGCGCGACCCTCGCCGCGCATCCGCAGGTCGACAAGATCGCCTTTACCGGCTCGACGGCGACGGGCCGGGCCGTGCTCGATGCGGCGAAGACCAATTTCAAGCGGGTGACACTCGAACTGGGCGGGAAATCGCCCTCGATCGTTTTCCCCGATGCCGACATGGACATCGCCATTCCCGGCGTCGCCAATGCGATCTTCTTCAACGGCGGCCAGGTCTGCATTGCCGGCTCCCGTCTCTACGTTCATCGCTCGGTGCACGACCAGGTGGTCGATGGCGTCGTCGCCTATGCCAAGGGCCTGAAGATGGGCCATGGCCTCGCTGCCGATACGCAGCTCGGGCCGGTCGTGTCTGCCCGCCATGCCGAGCGGGTCGAGGGTTTCCTGCAGCGCGCGCGGAGCGAGGGCGCGACGATGCTGACGGGCGGGGAAAGGACCGGTGACGCCGGCACCTTCATCACCCCGACGGTGGTCGTCGACGTCAAGCCGGGCATGGAAATCGTGCGCGAAGAAGTGTTCGGACCGGTGCTCGTCGTGCAAGCCTTCGACGAAGCCGATGAGGTCATCGCGGCCGCCAATGACAGCGACTACGGCCTTGCCGCCAGTGTGTGGACCGAGAGCCTGTCGACCGCCCATCGCCTGTCCGGCGCGATCAAAGCAGGGACGGTGTGGATCAACTGCCATGCGATGTACGATGCGTCGCTCCCCATCGGCGGCATCAAGCAGTCCGGCTGGGGCCGCGACAGCGGCAAGCAGGCGCTGGAAAGCTATCTCGAATGGAAAACCATCTGCGCCTGCGTGTGA